AATTTATATATCGTGGACTAGCAGGTGATGAAGTAATTGATATTGTAGGTTTTAGAACAAGGGGTAATACAACAAGAAGGTATCCTGAAGTTAATGGGAAATACCAAAGAGCCCACTTTAAAATAAACTTTGATAAAAAATTTCATGGCTTATCTAAATTGAACCTAAAATGGAACTATAATAAGGACCCATCCCAAATTAGGGAGTTATATAGCTACGATATGTTAAATAAAGCTGGAGTTTTTGCCCCTAAAACAGGTTCAGCAAAACTATATATTAAAATAGGAGATAAAAAAAGAGTAGACTTTGGAATATATACCCTTATAGAACCAATTGATAAATCATTTTTAAAAAGAAGATTTGGGTCAGATGCTAATGATGGAAACCTATACAAGTGCCTATGGCAACAAGGGGGATCTGCTACACTCTATGGGAATATAACTAAAAAGATAGGTGTAAAGGATTGGACTATAGATTACAGACCTAGTTATGATAGAAAAACCAATGAAGAAGATACCGACTACTCAGATCTAATTAACTTTGCCAAAAATATAAGTAGATTAAAAGATAGTGAATATAAAGAGTATATGGAAGATCACTTCGAGATAGATAGGTTTTTACGTTACCAGGCTATGGCTATGTTGTTAGGTATGCCCGATGACTACTGGGCAATGGGAAATAACTACTATCTCTATTTTAATAATATAACAGGTAAAATTGATTTTATCCCCTACGATTACGACCATGGATTAGGTGGGGGTTGGGAAGGTATGAAGGGGTATAAAGCGATACAGGAAGCAGATATTTATACTTGGTTATCTAATAGATCTGTTAAACCACTATTAAGGTTATTAGACTTCCCTGAATACAAAGAGTTATACGAAGGGTATTTAAAAGAGTTTATACAAGAAGGTGGAATCTTCTCATTTACTACTTTTAAAGAAAAGTATGATCAGCAGTATAAACTCTACTTCCCCCTACTAGTTAATGATATGCACGAAGGGGAAGATATGGAACTTAAAAAATATATCCCTGAATATTTTGAAAATAAGTTGAAATCTATTACAAGTCAACTTAAATAATTCATTATTTCATTTTGTAACTATACGTTATCTCCCCAAATTGATTGATATGTTCTTTTTTTAATTTATATCCCTCACCTTTAGCTCTAATGCTGCTCTGAGGGATAAAAAAAGCTGTGTATTGAGATTTATCATTAAAACCATAACGTATATCTACATATCCTGTTTTAGTAATATTAAGTGGAACAAAAAAAGATAAGATCATAACTACATCAACTTTATCTATAACAGCTTTAAAACTAACAGGTTCTGGGTTTTCTATTAATTTATCATTTATATAAAAATAGGTATAATAATTAGAATCTACAATATTATCAAAATATTTAATCTTTAGTTCTAAGGCTTCATCAGCGGAAAACTCCATATTATTATCTATATCGTAATTATAGATCAGTTGAGAACTAAACATAGGGTCATATTCCCACTGCATATATACACCTTGTAATCCATTTTCATTGAAATAGTTATAAGAATAAGCCTGTATTTTCATATGTGGGTGAGCGTAAAGGGATAAGGAACTAATAAAAATTAGGAGTAGAAATAAGTTTTGTTTTTTTAAAATAGTATAGGCCATAAAGCTCTTCCTCCATTAAAGATAAACATAATTCCAATAAGTAGTAGAAGAAACTCCCCTATACTATGGAAAACTTTAGAAATATTATTACTTTTTTATTAATTTTCCCATGAGACTTAGAAGCTAATAAAGCTATAAAATAGAGAACAATGGTCATAGCAATAGTTAACGAGACCACAGAAGAAAATCCTACCCAAAATATCCCATAAATAATAGATGTAGACATAATTGTTAAGGATAGTGGACAAGGTACTATACCAACAGACAATGCAACAGGAATATTTCTTAAAATAATATTTTTACTACTTAAGACGTTAACTTTATACTCTTTATGATGTCTAAAAATTAGGTATATAGAAATACCAACAATAAGTAGACCGGATAACATAGTAAAAGAGTACTGTATAGCTAATAAAATGGCTCCAGATGAGTGTATTATTGGGATCATTATGGATAGAACAACCGTATCCCACTTAGTAGTCTCCTCAGATATAAAATAAGAGAATATAATCATTTTACCATGGCCGGGCCCTAGGGTGTGGAGTACCCCATATATAAAAGAGAAGAAAATAACTATAATGTTACATATAAAAGTATTTTTTTCATAATAGGTATTATGACGCCTACTTAGTACTTTTGGCAACTAAATATCGTTTTATTTTAAAATTTCATGAAAATATATGTAATAAAAATCAGTGTTACATTTTAGATATAAACTAACTAGCTCCCAGATGCTTTAAACTATGTGTAAAGCCTTACTTTTTTTATTTGTTATATATAGAATTACAATTGTTTTAATACTAAATGCTATATATAATTTTCTTATGGTACAAAAGCATGACCAACGATATAAGAAAATTTTCTCTAACCCTATTTTT
Above is a genomic segment from Thiospirochaeta perfilievii containing:
- a CDS encoding CotH kinase family protein, with product MKRFKKVIILLSLINISTIIFGNNFNKIFDHTVIHEIEIQISQSEWDGILSDMAINKRTGNYREAKFIYRGLAGDEVIDIVGFRTRGNTTRRYPEVNGKYQRAHFKINFDKKFHGLSKLNLKWNYNKDPSQIRELYSYDMLNKAGVFAPKTGSAKLYIKIGDKKRVDFGIYTLIEPIDKSFLKRRFGSDANDGNLYKCLWQQGGSATLYGNITKKIGVKDWTIDYRPSYDRKTNEEDTDYSDLINFAKNISRLKDSEYKEYMEDHFEIDRFLRYQAMAMLLGMPDDYWAMGNNYYLYFNNITGKIDFIPYDYDHGLGGGWEGMKGYKAIQEADIYTWLSNRSVKPLLRLLDFPEYKELYEGYLKEFIQEGGIFSFTTFKEKYDQQYKLYFPLLVNDMHEGEDMELKKYIPEYFENKLKSITSQLK
- a CDS encoding DUF1007 family protein, which encodes MAYTILKKQNLFLLLIFISSLSLYAHPHMKIQAYSYNYFNENGLQGVYMQWEYDPMFSSQLIYNYDIDNNMEFSADEALELKIKYFDNIVDSNYYTYFYINDKLIENPEPVSFKAVIDKVDVVMILSFFVPLNITKTGYVDIRYGFNDKSQYTAFFIPQSSIRAKGEGYKLKKEHINQFGEITYSYKMK